The following are encoded in a window of Pseudalgibacter alginicilyticus genomic DNA:
- a CDS encoding DUF6515 family protein, whose protein sequence is MKAIIKKIVLPSIFLVAISTQVSAQTRRSSTTINKTETRTNPTKINTTSRRISSTKVTYKTPQRKVLTVRTLPNKTIVKQNGQNYYYANNKYYTQSRGRYIVIAPKVGFRVNVLPTNYVIVRHNNYNYFNAQGIFYIQTNNAYEVVDPEIGTIVYELPNDYEKVIVDGQTYFEYANILYEKIQINNTRAYEVVGIIEITE, encoded by the coding sequence ATGAAAGCTATAATAAAAAAAATCGTTCTACCTTCAATATTTTTAGTGGCAATTTCAACACAAGTTTCAGCACAAACACGCCGAAGTAGTACCACTATTAATAAAACGGAAACAAGAACAAATCCTACTAAAATAAACACAACAAGCAGAAGAATATCAAGTACAAAAGTTACTTACAAAACACCACAACGTAAAGTATTGACTGTAAGAACATTACCAAACAAAACCATTGTAAAACAAAATGGTCAAAATTATTACTATGCAAATAACAAATATTACACACAATCTAGAGGTCGCTATATTGTCATTGCTCCTAAAGTTGGTTTTAGAGTAAACGTACTACCCACTAACTATGTGATAGTTAGACACAATAATTACAATTATTTTAATGCACAAGGTATTTTTTACATTCAAACAAACAACGCTTACGAAGTTGTAGATCCAGAAATAGGAACCATAGTATATGAGTTACCAAATGATTATGAAAAAGTAATTGTTGACGGTCAAACGTATTTTGAATACGCTAATATTTTGTACGAGAAAATACAAATAAATAACACCAGAGCTTATGAGGTTGTTGGTATTATTGAAATAACAGAATAG
- a CDS encoding LytR/AlgR family response regulator transcription factor encodes MSVKISCVIVDDEPMALNLVENYVKKTPFLILKKKCNSAIEAMEFIKNEPIDLLFLDIQMPDLTGIEFSKMLPKETRIIFTTAFDQYALEGFKVEALDYLLKPFDYAEFLTAANKANTWFELVKGKKSRMISEAKEFLFVKSEYKQLRIKLADVLYFEGLKDYIKIWLRDNPKPVLTLMSLKSLEEELPETHFMRVHRSYIVSLKNIDIIERSQIIINKQRITVSEQYKPKFLAFINTNSLNS; translated from the coding sequence ATGAGTGTAAAAATATCTTGTGTTATTGTGGACGACGAGCCAATGGCTCTTAATTTAGTTGAAAATTATGTAAAAAAAACACCGTTTTTAATTCTTAAAAAAAAATGCAATAGTGCCATTGAAGCTATGGAGTTTATTAAAAATGAACCGATAGACTTGCTTTTTTTAGATATTCAAATGCCAGATTTAACAGGTATTGAATTTTCAAAAATGCTCCCCAAAGAAACTCGAATTATTTTTACCACCGCATTCGACCAATATGCCTTAGAGGGCTTTAAAGTTGAAGCTTTAGATTATTTATTAAAACCTTTTGATTATGCCGAGTTCTTAACCGCAGCAAACAAAGCAAATACTTGGTTTGAGCTTGTAAAAGGAAAAAAAAGCCGTATGATTTCTGAAGCAAAAGAGTTCCTTTTTGTAAAATCAGAATACAAACAACTCCGTATTAAGTTAGCAGATGTTTTATATTTTGAAGGCTTAAAAGATTATATTAAAATATGGTTAAGAGATAATCCAAAACCCGTTTTAACTTTAATGAGTTTAAAATCTTTAGAAGAAGAGCTTCCAGAAACACACTTCATGCGTGTACATCGGTCATATATAGTTTCTTTAAAAAACATTGATATTATTGAGCGCAGCCAAATAATCATCAACAAACAACGCATTACAGTATCAGAACAATATAAACCAAAATTTTTGGCATTTATAAATACTAACTCACTTAATTCTTAA
- a CDS encoding ABC transporter permease, translating to MRLLNLLKIAYKAIVLNKTRTLLTMLGIIIGVASVIAMLAIGEGSKESIRATISSMGSNMITIRPGADDRGPARGSGGNVQTLVLEDYKEIKKQASLLSNITPVVNGGGQVINGPNNWPSSIYGVNPEYLEIKAVGLQSGSMFTDAEVQSASKVALIGQTVVENVFPDGQDPVGQMIRFNNIPFKVIGVLEEKGENTFGQDQDDVVIAPYTTVQKRILAIDYLNQIMASAISEDDAPEAVEQVTEILRSQHKLMDTEDDDFTVRSMEELISTFSSTSEMLTILLVAVAGISLLIGGIGIMNIMYVSVKERTKEIGLRMAVGGKGSDILMQFLIEAILISITGGLLGVILGLGATVFIEKFLNWPTSVALYSIVISFAVCAVTGIFFGWYPARKASALDPITALRYE from the coding sequence ATGAGACTATTAAACTTACTTAAAATTGCCTACAAAGCAATTGTTTTAAATAAAACAAGAACGTTACTTACTATGTTAGGTATCATCATTGGTGTAGCTTCCGTAATCGCCATGTTAGCTATCGGTGAAGGCTCTAAAGAAAGTATCCGTGCCACCATTTCAAGTATGGGCTCTAATATGATAACTATTAGACCTGGAGCTGATGACCGAGGCCCTGCAAGAGGAAGTGGCGGAAATGTGCAAACACTGGTTTTAGAAGATTATAAAGAAATAAAAAAACAAGCCTCCTTATTAAGCAATATCACACCGGTAGTAAATGGTGGTGGACAAGTCATTAATGGCCCTAACAACTGGCCGTCTTCCATCTATGGTGTTAATCCGGAGTATTTAGAAATAAAAGCTGTTGGTTTACAAAGCGGTAGTATGTTCACAGATGCCGAAGTACAATCAGCTTCAAAAGTCGCTCTAATTGGGCAAACAGTGGTCGAGAATGTATTTCCAGATGGCCAAGACCCTGTAGGCCAAATGATTCGATTTAATAATATTCCATTTAAAGTAATTGGTGTTTTAGAAGAAAAAGGTGAGAATACCTTTGGACAAGACCAAGATGATGTTGTGATTGCTCCTTATACTACTGTACAAAAACGTATTTTGGCCATCGATTATTTAAATCAAATCATGGCTTCAGCAATTAGTGAAGATGATGCTCCAGAAGCCGTAGAGCAAGTAACCGAGATTTTGCGTTCACAACACAAATTAATGGATACCGAAGATGATGATTTTACGGTGCGTTCTATGGAAGAGTTAATTTCAACATTTAGTTCAACAAGTGAAATGTTAACCATTCTATTAGTTGCCGTTGCTGGAATTTCTTTATTAATTGGGGGTATTGGAATTATGAATATCATGTATGTATCTGTAAAAGAACGCACAAAAGAAATTGGTTTGCGAATGGCAGTAGGAGGCAAAGGTTCCGATATTTTAATGCAGTTTTTAATTGAAGCCATTTTAATAAGCATCACGGGAGGACTTTTAGGTGTAATCTTAGGTCTGGGAGCAACGGTCTTTATCGAAAAATTCTTAAATTGGCCTACCAGTGTAGCTTTGTATTCTATAGTGATTTCCTTTGCTGTTTGCGCCGTAACCGGCATCTTTTTTGGATGGTACCCTGCAAGAAAAGCATCAGCATTAGATCCAATTACAGCATTGCGTTACGAGTAA
- a CDS encoding DoxX family protein, whose protein sequence is MKKNSDIGYLILRITVAVLMLFHGVAKLSHLNGIKSMLTGVGFPEFMAYGVYITELIAPILILIGFRTRLAALVFFLGMIAAMLLAHSENLFALSKTGGLQIELILLYAFGALVLFFTGAGKYALSTKNSWD, encoded by the coding sequence ATGAAAAAAAATAGTGATATCGGTTATTTAATTTTAAGGATTACAGTTGCTGTACTCATGCTGTTTCATGGTGTGGCCAAATTGAGTCATCTTAATGGCATTAAAAGTATGCTAACAGGAGTAGGTTTTCCAGAATTTATGGCCTATGGTGTCTACATTACAGAGTTAATCGCCCCTATACTTATTTTAATTGGTTTTAGAACACGATTGGCAGCTCTTGTATTTTTCTTAGGGATGATAGCTGCTATGTTACTTGCTCATTCAGAAAATTTGTTTGCACTATCAAAAACTGGAGGTCTTCAAATTGAACTTATTTTATTGTATGCTTTCGGTGCTTTAGTTTTGTTTTTTACTGGTGCAGGGAAATATGCTCTATCAACTAAAAATAGTTGGGATTAA
- a CDS encoding sensor histidine kinase, which produces MIKNKNITILSHILVWFVLFSMPYLLSYGQEQDINRVIIHFWIPLALSAILFYLNFFVLIDKLLFTKKTIWFICINVICIALFIYSKETIENNFFQEIAKKRPSSGDNSGPPFKMFIYVQMVSYMAPLLFSIAIKTTQRWVKTENERKEAANFKLKSELQLLHYQLQPHFFFNSLNNIYALVDISPEQAKTSIHSLSKLMRYMLYETNEELVTLSKEIEFMKKYIDLMKLRVSDKTTVNYNFPSEETGIKIVPLLFISLIENAFKHGVSASKESKIKIEMSTRETSVLFTIKNNNFPKKTDDKSGSGIGIPNIKKRLQLLYPNKNSFSTFVKNNCFIAHLEIETK; this is translated from the coding sequence ATGATAAAAAATAAAAATATCACGATACTCTCACACATTTTAGTTTGGTTTGTACTTTTTAGCATGCCTTACTTATTATCTTATGGGCAAGAGCAGGACATTAATAGAGTCATCATTCATTTTTGGATTCCCTTAGCATTATCTGCTATTTTGTTTTATCTAAATTTCTTTGTGCTTATAGATAAATTGCTATTCACTAAAAAAACAATTTGGTTTATTTGTATTAATGTAATTTGCATAGCACTATTCATTTATTCCAAAGAAACAATTGAAAATAATTTTTTTCAGGAAATTGCTAAAAAACGTCCAAGTAGTGGTGATAATTCAGGCCCACCCTTTAAAATGTTTATTTACGTTCAAATGGTTTCTTACATGGCTCCTTTGTTATTTTCAATTGCTATTAAAACAACCCAGCGTTGGGTAAAAACAGAAAATGAACGGAAAGAAGCCGCTAATTTTAAATTAAAGTCTGAGCTACAGCTCTTGCATTACCAATTGCAACCTCATTTCTTTTTTAATTCCTTAAACAATATTTACGCTTTGGTAGATATTTCGCCAGAACAAGCTAAAACATCCATTCATAGTTTAAGCAAGTTAATGCGGTATATGTTATATGAAACTAATGAAGAATTGGTAACACTTTCAAAAGAAATTGAATTTATGAAAAAGTATATCGATTTAATGAAGCTAAGGGTTTCAGATAAAACCACCGTAAATTATAATTTCCCTTCAGAAGAAACTGGAATTAAAATAGTACCTTTATTGTTCATTTCATTAATTGAAAATGCTTTTAAACATGGGGTTTCCGCAAGTAAAGAAAGTAAAATAAAAATTGAAATGAGCACTCGTGAAACGTCTGTATTATTTACAATTAAAAATAATAATTTTCCTAAAAAAACTGATGACAAGAGTGGCTCTGGAATAGGCATTCCAAATATTAAAAAACGGCTACAATTGTTATATCCAAACAAGAATAGCTTTAGTACCTTTGTAAAAAACAACTGTTTTATAGCGCATTTAGAAATTGAAACCAAGTAA
- a CDS encoding ABC transporter ATP-binding protein: protein MGKDIIKIEDLKREFTMGSETVHALKGISFDIKEGEFVTIMGSSGSGKSTMLNILGCLDQPTSGTYEIDGVKVKDLSRNELATIRNEKIGFIFQSYNLLARTSALENVELPLLYNSKVSTEERRKRAIRALEMVGLGERMDHTPSQLSGGQQQRVAIARSLVNNPVMILADEATGNLDTRTSYEIMSLFQDLNKQGITITFVTHEPDIATFSSRTIVLKDGNIIQDYQNNKIQSAASELAKLPLEDH from the coding sequence ATGGGTAAAGATATTATTAAAATAGAAGACTTGAAGCGTGAATTCACCATGGGTAGCGAAACGGTTCATGCTTTAAAAGGGATTTCGTTTGATATAAAAGAAGGCGAGTTTGTCACCATTATGGGATCTAGTGGTTCTGGAAAAAGTACCATGCTAAATATTCTGGGTTGTTTAGATCAGCCTACTTCTGGTACTTATGAAATTGACGGTGTAAAAGTAAAAGACCTCAGTAGAAACGAGTTAGCCACTATTAGAAATGAAAAAATTGGATTTATTTTTCAGTCCTATAATTTATTAGCAAGAACTTCCGCCTTAGAAAATGTAGAATTGCCATTACTATACAACAGTAAAGTTTCTACTGAAGAACGTAGAAAAAGAGCTATTAGAGCTTTAGAAATGGTAGGATTAGGAGAGCGAATGGATCATACACCTTCACAACTTTCTGGTGGGCAGCAACAACGTGTTGCCATTGCAAGATCGTTGGTAAACAATCCGGTAATGATTTTAGCCGATGAAGCTACAGGAAACTTAGATACGAGGACATCTTACGAAATCATGTCCCTATTCCAAGACCTAAACAAGCAAGGAATCACCATCACTTTTGTAACGCACGAGCCTGATATTGCAACATTTAGCAGTAGAACTATTGTACTTAAGGATGGTAATATCATACAGGATTACCAAAATAACAAGATACAATCCGCAGCAAGCGAATTAGCAAAATTACCTTTAGAAGATCATTAA